TAAATCATCGATGCACCGCCGGCAAATTTGGTTTCCGGGGTGTAGAAAATGGCCGGGATAAAAATGAATCCGCTTTTTTTACTGTCCTCCGGAGGATCGTCGTTGGTTCCGGAGATTACAAAAGAAGTATTAAAGATCATCGCTAATAGTACGAACAAAGAACAAGTTGATTTTTGGTTATTGAAATTCATGTGGTTCTCCTCAAACTATATTCAATTAGTAATTTAGTAACAGTCGCTGCATCATTGTTCCCTCCTAACGGAAGGTTTGCATCGACAATATTGCAAAAATATCATTTTTTACTTAATAGAAGTTAGCAGAAAAATAGTATTAGATATTACTAGTGTTTATCTCGTTCCTGGTTCGATTCTATTATGAACGAGCGGGGTAGGTTTCATGGACCGTTTCTAGAATTAACTCAGCAACCAACTCATCATCGTGCCTCAAATTATAAATTTCACTGTGAGATGGATGATCTGGTTCAGGTTCATGAAGAACTTCAAGATTTCGTCCATCTAGACTTTCTTTTATGACTATATCTCGGACTTCACCAACATTTAGGATCGCTATTTTTGCACTTGCACCTATACTTAACTTTGCGGAGTAAATATTCCGAATTTCTGCTAGTACGCTCTCCCTGTTTGGACTGTTTAGAAATTCCAACCAATTTACAGATAAGTTTTCTTCATCGGATCTCAACATGAAAGCAGCAGGCTGAATTTGACCATCTTCTACTTGCATAGGTTTACAAAAGCGTGAAATATGATCACGGTCAGGTATCTTATCACCTTTCATCTGAGATCAAATCCCATAAACAATGAGACTCTATCACCTCATCCAAAACATCATAGGTTGTTGTTCCAGAAAACCTATTTCGTCTTTGAGGATGCTTCTTATTCGGTTCGAATATTACAAAACGGACATCCTTATTGGGTAAAAAATGCACGCTGAATAACCTCCTCTTTTCATCCTTCCATGAAGCATATATGTTATAATCAGGCGTTAATGAAATAGCTGGTGGTTTTAGATTTGTATGTAAAAGAAGAAAACTGTAAAAGTAGCGAATAGAGCCAAGAGTAATACCAGTACAGTCTAAATCATCTTCCTTAGCATCCATAAACAATAAGAGAAGTCTATTTGCCAATTTCTCACGATTAAGAATAGATTTGGATGTTCTTATAAGATAAATAACATTATTTACATCATTATCATTGCTATCTAATAATACTGACTGTGTATGTGGATGCCTTTCGTTACCAAACAACTCATTTATTAGGTTTTCCCGACCACCATGGGTTACGGCTGTCCAGCAGCGATATACATTAGATACTTTTTGTTGTTTATCTACTGGAACCCATGCTTCAGCAATTAACTCACTACTCGGTTCGTATATAAGATCTACATCACTATATGCTTTAGATAAAAAACTTTTATATTTTTTTGGTGAATCAATTTTAGGCATTTTTTTCACGTTCCCAAATTTTTTGAATTTCAGAAGTTGTCAGGTCTGTAAAACCGCGAACTATCCATTCATGTGCTAAGTCGAACCATTCGCGAATAGACTCCTTACTTTTTGATTTAGCGATCCCTTTCGTTTTCATTTCCAAAACAAACAAAGGAACTTTATCTTCAGTCCGTATAGCTTGTTTAAGATCAACAATCAGGTGTCCCTTTTGTTCCTGGAAAGGATACTCTGTATGCCAAGCAACTTTTTCGGGGTTCGGTAAAAAGCACTTCTTGTTTTGCTTCCAAATCAAATCTGAAAAGATTTTTGGCAGATCATCAATCGTATCCCATCCTTGCCCTTTGGGAATATGGTTGATGTAGGTAAGCTCGTATTCGATTGGCTCTAGATCACCGAACTTAAATTCGCTAAAAAAATCTAAAATAATTTCCAGAACCTTCTCGAAACTTTTGATGACATGACTATATCGAGGATATTCGTTTTCTCTGCGGCGCCAATTAAAGTAAAACCGATCAATTTGAAATTGAATCAATTGATCGTCTGATTTGCTTATAAACCATACTCTAGGTATCGGTACACCTGTTGCCTCATCAATTAAAATCTCACCTTTACTGGTAGCTATTTGTGAGACATGTTGAATCTTTGGATATTCATTGCGAAACTTTTCCCAAAGAGAACCAATATGGGGTATGTAGAACTCATCAGGAGGTTGAAATCGCAAGCCACAATAAACCTCGTTAACAGGAGGCTTTTTATAACTTGGAAGAGCGCCTAAGTCAGTACTTGAACGTACCATAAAAAAACCTATGTTTATGTAAAAAAATTTTATAGCATACATAAAATAATAACATAAATATAACTCCTTTGCATTAAATTTAATAGTTAAAAATAAAACATCAAGGGGATTACAACTAACTTACCATAACCCTCATTTTTTCTTTATCCAACAATCAAACAACATCCTGGTAATTTATGGTCGTTGACGAAAATAAGACCAGTGTCGAATTCTATTTTTTATCTCTGACATATTAACCAATTTGCAGGTTTGACCAGGTGGTGGAAAACCAATTTCAAAAAAAACTAATTGCCACTAACACATTAAGTAAAAAATGGATTTGCAGTAAGCAGAAAATTGTATCTGGTTTCAACCGATTTAGCATTTTTTGAGTCTGACTTGACAAAAAGGTTATCATTCATTAATATTGGTTGAAACAACACATCACCAAAAACACCGCCAATAATTCATGGAGAACTCTCATGATACACAACCTGCTTACCATTCTTATCACACTCTATTTTTTACCATTTACCGGCACCGACTATAAAATCGAAGCGATTCGATATGCAACGATTCCTCAGTTTCCCTTATCCAGCCTGGTAATCGGTGCGCCTGGAGATGAAAAGATCGACATCGCCATGGTCATGTGGCTCATTCGCAGTAAGGATCGGAATATTCTTTTTGATTGCGGCTACTATCGCGAGAAGTGGAATGAGCGCTTTACCATCAACGATTATCTTCGCCCGGATAAAGCTGTCCAGCTCGCTGGTCTGGAAGCAGATGAGGTTACTGATATAATTATCAGCCATGCACACTGGGATCATATGGGTGGAATCGATCTATTTCCTAATGCCACAATTTGGATTCAAAAATCGGAGTTCGAATACTATACCGGCGCGGCCTGGCAGGAAGGCGGTCGTCACGGCGGTATCGATCCGGAGGATATGTTAACCCTGGTGCGCCGCAATACCAACGGAAAGCTAAGATTGGTTAATGGCGATGATGTGGAAATCTTTCCCGGTATTCGGGTTTTCACCGGTGCGCGCCATACCTATTCATCCCAATATATTTTGGTTGAAACAGATCCGCCTTACGTTTTGGCTTCCGACAACTGCTATCTTTACCGTAACCTGGAAACCAAATCTCCGGTTGCTACATTTACACCCGAAGACGGGGTGGCAAACGTCGAAGCACAAGCTCGTATGATTGCCCTTGCCGGATCATCGGAGCGCGTTATCCCCGGCCACGATTTTCAACAGTTTAAACGATTTCCAGGCAAGGAGCGGGTTGCGTTTATAAAGTGAGGATCCTGTGGCAATAATCCTTGAAATCCAATTTCCATAAATGTAAATTTATGATTATACATTTTAAGGAGAACTTTCATGAAAGCTACAGTAGTTGATTTGAGATATAAAATGAACGATGTACTGAAAGCGCTTGACCGGAATGAGAAAGTTACTGTTTTATATCATGGCAAAGTCAAAGGAATTATTGTTCCTGTAAACAGAAAAGAACAAGGCAAAATAATGGATCATCCTTTTTTTGGAATGTTATCCGGGGAGAATGATAAAACCACACTGGATATTGTCAATGATTTAAGAGAACCCAGGTACAATGATATTTGACACAGATATTTTCATATGGGTACAAAGGGGAAACGAAAAA
This is a stretch of genomic DNA from candidate division KSB1 bacterium. It encodes these proteins:
- a CDS encoding TIGR04255 family protein translates to MVRSSTDLGALPSYKKPPVNEVYCGLRFQPPDEFYIPHIGSLWEKFRNEYPKIQHVSQIATSKGEILIDEATGVPIPRVWFISKSDDQLIQFQIDRFYFNWRRRENEYPRYSHVIKSFEKVLEIILDFFSEFKFGDLEPIEYELTYINHIPKGQGWDTIDDLPKIFSDLIWKQNKKCFLPNPEKVAWHTEYPFQEQKGHLIVDLKQAIRTEDKVPLFVLEMKTKGIAKSKSKESIREWFDLAHEWIVRGFTDLTTSEIQKIWEREKNA
- a CDS encoding N-acyl homoserine lactonase family protein, with the translated sequence MIHNLLTILITLYFLPFTGTDYKIEAIRYATIPQFPLSSLVIGAPGDEKIDIAMVMWLIRSKDRNILFDCGYYREKWNERFTINDYLRPDKAVQLAGLEADEVTDIIISHAHWDHMGGIDLFPNATIWIQKSEFEYYTGAAWQEGGRHGGIDPEDMLTLVRRNTNGKLRLVNGDDVEIFPGIRVFTGARHTYSSQYILVETDPPYVLASDNCYLYRNLETKSPVATFTPEDGVANVEAQARMIALAGSSERVIPGHDFQQFKRFPGKERVAFIK
- a CDS encoding type II toxin-antitoxin system Phd/YefM family antitoxin, translating into MKATVVDLRYKMNDVLKALDRNEKVTVLYHGKVKGIIVPVNRKEQGKIMDHPFFGMLSGENDKTTLDIVNDLREPRYNDI